In one window of Vicinamibacteria bacterium DNA:
- a CDS encoding sodium:solute symporter family protein, translated as MTFAPSLLWLLGGSLAAYVVGLYALCFRIQGRIQTSEDYLVAGRKLTLPFATATILATWFGAGTVLTAADEVRASGLKAAALEPLGSGVCLLIAGWFMAGPIWKMKLLTLSDLFRARFGRHAEVLSALVMVPSYFGWVAAQFVALAGMLQLFFGIDLSAGILIVALVGSGYTLLGGMWSVTLTDALQMALVLAGLLVLGFSTLTGLGEGSAIVGLVRLWNDTPPELRNPIPATTLRDFTDWVAVFAIAALGNLPSQDIVQRISASRTSAVARRACLWSGCLYISFGIIPVGLGLAGRILFPESLNAAILPALAHGFTQPFVAVTFTVMLASAVLSSIDSGILAPAAVLSENLFRYANRGRLSSLTLNRIAVAIVGAGSLAMAYSGQSAYGLLEDSYEVVFVSLFVPMAFAVYGWRCSGKAAVASMSSGILIWFVHWTAGWQYLAEPFLPVPIPASLSATVASLLAYLAFCRTGRGSSG; from the coding sequence TTGACCTTTGCTCCATCGCTCCTGTGGCTTTTGGGGGGAAGTCTCGCCGCTTACGTCGTGGGGCTCTACGCTCTTTGCTTCCGGATCCAGGGGCGAATCCAGACGTCGGAGGACTATCTCGTCGCCGGGCGGAAGCTGACGCTTCCCTTCGCCACCGCAACGATCCTCGCCACCTGGTTTGGCGCCGGTACGGTTCTCACCGCGGCCGACGAAGTGAGGGCGTCGGGACTCAAGGCAGCTGCTCTCGAACCGCTCGGCTCGGGAGTTTGTCTCCTGATCGCTGGATGGTTCATGGCTGGTCCGATATGGAAGATGAAGCTTCTTACGCTCAGCGATCTATTCCGAGCTCGATTCGGACGCCACGCGGAGGTGCTTTCTGCGCTCGTCATGGTACCGAGCTACTTCGGCTGGGTCGCCGCCCAGTTCGTGGCGCTGGCCGGAATGCTACAGCTCTTTTTCGGGATCGACCTTTCTGCAGGCATCCTGATCGTAGCGCTCGTCGGATCCGGTTACACACTGCTGGGCGGAATGTGGTCGGTCACCCTGACCGATGCCCTCCAGATGGCCCTGGTGCTGGCGGGCCTACTCGTGCTCGGGTTCTCCACGCTGACGGGGCTCGGCGAGGGCAGCGCCATCGTCGGTCTGGTCCGCCTCTGGAACGATACACCCCCCGAGCTGAGAAACCCGATCCCCGCGACGACCCTCCGGGATTTCACCGATTGGGTCGCGGTTTTCGCCATCGCCGCACTGGGAAACCTCCCATCCCAGGACATCGTTCAAAGGATCTCGGCATCGAGGACGTCGGCCGTCGCAAGGCGGGCGTGCCTCTGGAGCGGCTGCCTGTACATCTCCTTCGGCATCATTCCCGTGGGTCTGGGTCTAGCGGGACGCATCCTGTTTCCCGAAAGCCTGAACGCCGCGATCCTTCCCGCCCTCGCCCATGGATTCACTCAGCCCTTCGTCGCCGTGACCTTCACGGTGATGCTCGCCTCGGCGGTATTGTCTTCGATCGACAGCGGTATCCTCGCTCCCGCGGCGGTGCTGTCGGAGAACCTCTTCCGCTATGCCAACCGGGGGCGCCTGTCGTCTCTCACGCTGAACCGCATTGCCGTGGCCATCGTGGGAGCGGGGAGCCTCGCCATGGCCTACTCGGGTCAGAGCGCCTACGGATTGCTCGAGGATTCCTACGAGGTCGTCTTCGTGAGCTTGTTCGTTCCCATGGCTTTCGCGGTCTATGGCTGGCGGTGCTCGGGGAAGGCTGCGGTGGCCTCCATGAGCTCGGGGATCCTGATCTGGTTCGTCCACTGGACGGCAGGGTGGCAGTACCTTGCCGAACCGTTCCTCCCCGTTCCCATCCCCGCTTCGCTCAGCGCGACGGTCGCGAGCCTTTTGGCCTACCTCGCTTTCTGCCGAACCGGGCGCGGTTCATCGGGCTAA